TGCGATTTTAGCGTAAAGTACTGGGCTACCCATAGGAGCCTTCATGTTCTTTGAAGGATCTGATAAAACAGCTACTTTTGTTACTTCACTGCCTGTACCAGCAGTTGTAGGAACAGCGATTAAAGGAATAGCAGTTGATTTACTTAAAACTTTTCCGCCAGTGTGATAATCACGAATAGAATCATTACTTTTTGCAATAGCACAAGCTGCTTTAGCACAGTCAAGTGAGCTTCCGCCACCTAATGCAACAGCGAATTCAAGGTTCTTTTCACGGATTATTTTTGCACATTCATCAACGCTGTCTACTGTTGGGTTAGGTACTATATCACTGAATACTTCAACTAATTTACCATTTGAATACTCAACGATTTTCTGTGCCATACCACTGTCTACTAAGAACTTATCGCTTACTAAAATACCTTTTTTTAGCCCTAAACTATCAATGACGCTCTCCAATTTTTCAACACTTCCAGCGCCATATATGATTTTAACGGGCATAAGAAATTCCCAAGCTAACATATGTTTGCCCTCCTGAATAAATTTTTAATTTCCTTAATTATAGAATAAGCAGCTATAAAAGTCAATTGGCTTTTGCCCCAATACACCATTTTAAACTATGCTTTTTCGTTATAAATACATACTTTTTAAATATGTGAAATTATATATTATAAGTTTATAAAAAAGAGCGAAAAACAAATTTTAACTAGTTTTCGCTCTTTTTTTATACTGAAAATTTATCTGCCCTTACTGTTCCATCTGTGCGCCAAGCACATGCGCCGCAGCTTCTGCTAATTTTGCTTCGGTTTCATCTATACTTTTTTCTTCTTTTTTAGATACCATAAGCACCGCACCAATTGCCTGCCCTTCACTTATTATCGGTGCAATAACCTCGGTTTCTATATTAGATAAATCCTCTCCATTTTTAATAGCTATCATACTATGTCCCTCAGATGCCCTTAATAAAACCAACCTTCTATTTTCAATAACAGATTCTAAACCAGCACTTATAGGATTTTCAATATACTCTTTTTTAGCACGCCCTGCCGCTGCTAAAATCATGTCCTTATCACATACTATTGAAGTGTATCCGCTTGTCTTATAAATTGAATTTGCAAACTCACGCGCTAACTCCATCAGCTCACCGACTGGAGAATACTTTTTTAATATAATTCCGCCCTCTCTGTCCGTAAATATTTCAAGAGGATCTCCTTCTCGTATTCTAAGGGTGCGCCTTATCTCCTTTGGTATAACAACCCTTCCAAGTTCGTCTATCCTTCTTACTATTCCCGTTGCTTTCATTATAGATTTTTTTCCTCCTGTGCCTTATTTTAGTAGCTTCTTTTAAAAGTAGTATTTGTTAGAATGTGGTTATTATTCGTCTGTTTATATGGATTGTTTTGGAAAAACGATTTTATTTTTCATATAAATTTATTCGTCTTTTATTAGATTTTTATTGGCAAAACCTTGTGAATTTACAGAATTAGGTATTTTAGAGATATTATATTTATTTTGCTCATATCTTTTTTAGTAGTGTCACATAAAAGGAGCCCTCATGAAAAGAAGCAAGTTATTTTTAACGAATGCAATTATATTAACTCTCACCGCTCTTTTTATAAGAATAATAAGTATCTATTTTAACGTATATCTGACCAACAAGGTCGGGACAAGCGGCCTTGGACTATTTCAGCTCATCTCCTCTGTATACATACTTGCAATCACTATTGCATCTTCCGGTATAAGCACTGCAACTACAAGGCTTGTAGTAGAGGAATTTGCATTAAACCGTATATCAGGTGTAAAAAAAGCCCTTAAAAGGTGCTTTTCCTATAGTATTATATTCGGGCTTTTGGCAGCAGCTTTATTGTTTTTAGGTGCGCCTTATATAGGTGAATACTGGCTATGTGATATAAGGACTATAAAATCTTTAAAAGTCCTTGCCATCGGCTTGCCGGTGATAGCGATGTCTAATGTATTTTACGGATATTTTACAGCTGTACGCCGGGTAACCAAAAATTCTATTGCACATATATCTGAAAAGCTGATTGAAATAATAGTTATTGTATATCTACTTGAATTTTTAATGCCCTCCGGTATTGAAAATGCCTGTGTAGCAATAGTTTTAGGCGAAGTGCTGGCTGAACTTTGTTCTTTTTTTATATACCTGATTATTTACTTAAAAGACCGCAAACGCTACTTATATTCTAATAACAATAAGACAGACCTTACAAAACGCATGCTTAAAATATCGCTTCCTATTGCCGGCAGCGCATATTTAAGGAACGGCCTTACCTCTGCCAACCAATTTCTCATTCCCTCTGGTTTAAGGCGATACGGCCTTAGTTCCGATGAAGCCCTTTCACAATATGGCATGGTCCATGCAATGGTTTTTCCTGTAATATACCTGCCGCAAACTCTTTTATATGCCTTTGCCGGCCTTTTGATACCTGAACTAACAGAATATCATGAAACAAATAACGTTAAAAACATCAATAGAATATTAAATCGGGTCTTTAAGACAACCCTATTATTTGCAGCCGGAGTTGTCGGTTCACTCATTTGTTTTTCAGATGTAATAGGTACTATGATATACGGTGAACCTCAGGTGACCAATTTTGTGAACATCCTTGCGCCGCTTACCATATTGATGTATTTAGACTGCGTTGTAGACTGCGTCTTAACCGGCCTTAACCAACAGGTGAATTCCATGTGCTATAACTTAATTGAGTCGATAATAAATACTATACTTATATTTGTCTTAATACCGATTTACGGCATAACAGGATATCTGTTCTTATTATTTATCGGGAAATCCGTAAATATGACATTAAGCATAATTAGGCTAATAAAAGTCACTGATTTTAAATTTAGGTTTGGTTCATGGCTTTTAGTACCTGTTTTAAATTCTCTTTTAACTTGTTATATAATAAAACTCATTTTAAGGATGACCGAACCAACTACAATTTGGGCTATAATACTTTTCATTGCATTTATCTTTTTATATTTATACTTTTTAAAACTTACACGCTGCATTTCAAAAAAGATTTTCTTGCATTAAAATCTTACTTTAGGTAAATTTTAAATTTATTGCATGTTTTAAAAAAATATTTATAATATAAGAAGGGTGATTTAATGAATATCGGTCAATTTAGCGATTCTTTCTTGCCTATAGTCGACGGGGTCTCCCGTGTAGTCTATAATTACGCTCAGATAATTGGCCAAAAGGGACATAATTGTTATGTTATCTCCCCAATGGCAGATGATGATGATGACGCGGAAACAGCAAAATTTAATATGTTAGATTTTAAAGGTAAACCACTCCGCTCTATGCCGGGATATAAAGTTGGTTTGCCTCGCCTTGACTATAATTATTCAAAACGTATTAATGAAATAAAGTTAAATATCGTTCATGCACATAGCCCTTTTATCTCCGGCCATGAGGCGCTTTATATTTCCAAGAAAAAATCTATCCCTCTTGTAGGCACTTTCCACTCCAAGTATTACGACGACTTTTATAAAATAACAAAAAGCAAACCCCTTTCAAAAGTTGGGATTAAATATATAATAAGTTTCTATGAAAAATGCGATGAAGTCTGGACTGTAAGTAAAGATGCGGCACAGACTTTAAGAGACTATGGTTATATAGGGAACATAGAGATTGTGCCTAACGGAACAAACATCCGCTCTCTTGATAAAGAAGCCATTTCAGACGTAACTAAACTTTACAATTTAAATGGCGCCCCCATGCTTTTATATGTCGGCCAGATGAGCTGGAAGAAAAACATCCTAAGAACTCTTGAAGCCGCTAATATGCTTAAACAAAACGGCTTTGATTTTCAATTGGTATTTGCCGGACAAGGCAGAGACACCAGTGAAATTAAAGATAAGGCTTTGAGACTTGGGATTGATGATCATTGTGTATTTACAGGCCATATAGACGATGTACGGTTGCTCGATGCACTTTATTATTTAGCCAAAATACTTGTATTCCCTTCACTTTACGATACAGCCGGCCTTGTTGTCCAAGAAGCAGCCGCGATGTATACTCCGGCCATCGCAATAGCAAATACCGGGGCATCTGAAAATATAAACAACCTGGAAAACGGGCTTACTTGCGTAGATACTACTTTGTCCTTGTTTGAATCATTGGAAATGTTTTTAAAGGATAAAAATTTGCAGGAACATCTAAGCGTCAAGGCATATGAAACGCTTCCCATAGGATGGGATGAGATAATAGATCAAGTTCTATTAAGGTATTCAGATATTACAAAAAAATACACCAAATAAATTTTTACTTCTCAAAGTGCTGATAGTCTTTAAAATCTTCAAAATCTCCGCCCCAATAAAACCCATGCTTTAAAAATATTTTATAGCAGATATCATCGTGGTTTATCATATGCGGCAAATCAAGTGTTCTGTCGATAAAGTGCCTGCTGCCTAAAGGCAAAACCCCTTTTTTAGAAAAATAAGGGTTATATAGCGGGTTTATATCTATGGCTAACCCGTATGCGTGTTTGGATATCATATCTGTCCCAGCTATCACTCTAAAGTTAAACGCAGAAGAGTTGTTATCCTCCATAGAGGCCTCGTCGTCTGCATTGTATTCATCTATCAAGATTATCTTTTCTATAGGATATTTTAAGTCGTATAACTCTTTAAAAATCTCAACTGTATCTTTAGCAATACTCTTATTTACAACTAATTCACCATTATGTACCTTATTGTCAAAGCCCAGATGCTTAACTTTTACATATCTTAAATCTTCGTATAATAAAGCGCAGCCTTCTTTATGCGATTTCCCTGCCATTTTCACACTTATATTTAAAGGAATAGTCTCATACGTAAAACCCTCTGATAGTTTTACATGCTCGTTTAAAACTGGTGTTTTTCGCGCCATATGTCCTGCCAATTTTATGGTATAAGCTTTATTGTTTTTGCACATTATTTATATTATACCTCAATAGTGGTTCTTCTTTGCTTTAAAATACCTTTTTAACGTTATTATCATAATAGCCAGCAATACGGCAGAAACCAGGCATAAAATTATAGAAAATATAATTTTAGAAGTTATGATATTTGATGCGGAAAGCTTATCTTTAACAGTTCCGTCTCCCGATACTTTTGTCGATAAATCTATGCTTATTTCTTTATTTAATACTATGGGCACACTCGTCTTTGCCGTATATCTGCTGATGTTTACTTGCCCGCTTGTGGAGCTAGCCTCGTTGGCCGGCAGCATCAAAGTCAGGGTGCCGGCTTCACTGCTTGCATACTCCTCAATTTGGCTCTTGATTTCAGAAGGAAGATAGGCAGTGCCTTTTTCCAAAACCCAGGTAGAGTAATCAGCGCTTAAGGAAACATAATATCCCTGTTCATACTCTGTAGTAATCTTTTGAACGGATACGTCGTAAAATATTGATATGTCCTCGTCTGTGAGCATATTTTTTAAGTTATCTACAGCCGCATCGTAATTGTCTGATGGCTCCTTTAGCTCTGCAGTTAAATAAAAATCTTCCCTTGTAGTCGTAAAACCAAGGTCGTTAAAATGGGCTTCGAGTGTATTGAGTGTTTTAATTATATAAGTTGCATTGTTAGCCTCAACTTGATCTGTTGAAACTTCTATTTCATACTTAATAAAAGCATTATTGCTATCATCTACACCACATGTAACATTTATATCTGCACATCCGGCAATAATTATAGCAAAAGATAAAAGTATAAGTATTAAAACCAACCTCTTCAACTATTTTCCCTCTTTAAAACGTGTATTTGTATGGCTGAGTTGCGTATACCTGCCCATCGGAGAACATAACTATGATCCTAAATATCTTTGTGCCAGATGCAAGTGAATCGTCAAGGCTATAAACGTAACCATTCTTTAAAATTGCCACATTGCCTATAACAGCACCATCTTCATCTTTTGTAACTGTTTTTACCGGCATGATAAAGTTATCATTTTCATCGTATGCAACCAGTGTGTATGTTACTCCATCCTGTGTATAAGGACGGTCAAAATTGATTTTATAAGATATATATGTCGTCCATCCGGACTCTAAATAGTATTCTTTTGACTGTTCATCTATTGTTATGCTTATCAACTGTTCATCTATAGCTTGATTGCTAGACACAGTTTTATCCAGAAAACTGTAATAATATTCCGCTAAATTAGGTACTTTTTCGGCTAATGTGATAGACATGTTTTCCTGCGGGGAAGAATTAAACGCATTGTCTGCTTCTAAAAGGGTTTTATCCTTCTCTCCTGTTGCGATCTCGCTACTCAAGCGTTCAGACACGTCTTTAAAATCAAGCTGCCTCCTCGCCGTAGGTGAACCTAGCAAAGCTACATAATCTTCTGCCGCTATCTCATAGATATACCACTTGTGATTATCCATATAATCTTGGCTGTCTGTTATTTCGTACCTTACCTTGTCTGAATTATTTAATCCACGTAATTTTACATACTCGCTGTCCATAATTTCACTTGCAGTCAGATTTTTAAAAATGTAGTAGTTTGTATATAAATGCCCGTATTCGTGGCTTAAAGTCTTAGCCATGCTCTCTATTGTTGTTCTTTCATCTCCATTGTATAAATGTATTGTGCTTATTTTGGCTGCAAAGCCTATACTAAAATTATCCGGAAAAGCACTTTGCCTCAAGTACATATTTACACTACCGTTATACTCTTCCTGCTGCCCTACTACGTTTTCCTGCTCTTCCCCTGAATGAACTATTATCTCACTTAGATACGCGAACTCCTCTCCGCGTTCGTTCTTTAAAAGTTCATCATAAAGCTTATATAGCTTGCTTTTTCCCCATTCCTTAGAGTAACTTTTTATTGTAAGACCACTATCCAAAACAATCGAGTCTACTACTTTATCGTCTTCCTCGGTGTTTATAGTGATGTCTTCGTTAAGCATCTCATAAGATGTTTTATTTTCCCATGCAGGAAGAGAGGAAGCACTTTCTGCAAAATTATCCACTTCAATACTTGCAGCTCTTCTTGCATTTATATCAGATAACGTAAAAATAGCAATCAAAACAAGAACTACCGAAAGCAAAAAAATGCAAAAGGATAAAGTGAGGACTTTGCTCGTAGTGTTTTTATTGCTATTTGTTTTGTTAGGATTAACCGTTTGGTTCAAACTAAATTCATATCCCTTTTTAATTTTATATATATAGCTAATACTTGTAAATATAACATAAAATTAAATAATAAGCTATATTTAAAGGAAAGCGGCTCTTAGAGCCGCTTTTAATCAAAAACTAAATTCTAGCAACTCCCGAATCTCTGGCAGCTTTGGCAACCGCCTCCGCAACGACCTTAACAACCTTTTTATTAAACGGATCTGGTATTATGTAATCCGGATTCAATTCATCTTCTTTAACTATAGAAGCTATGGCATACGCGGCAGCTATCTTCATTTCATCGTTTATATCTCTTGCCCGGACATTGAGTGCGCCTTTAAATATACCTGGGAATGCGAGAACGTTGTTTATCTGATTGGCAAAATCGCTCCTTCCGGTACCGATGACCTTTGCCCCCGCCTCTTTGGCATCGTCCGGCATAATCTCTGGAACTGGATTCGCCATTGCAAAAATAACAGGGTCTTTTGCCATTGTCCTAACCATATCTTTTGACAATATATTAGCAGTACTGAGCCCAAAAAATACATCCGCGCCTTTAAGTATATCTGCCAAAGAACCTTTTTTCATACTTTTATTAGATATTTTAGCCATTTCCTCTTTTTCAGGATTTAGAGAATCTCTCCCCTCGTAAATGGCTCCCTTCCTGTCACAAAGAACGACGTCTTTTAACCCCATAGTCATAAGCAGCCGTGTCACAGATATTGCAGCAGCCCCGGCGCCGCTTACGACAACGCTGATATTTCCTATGTCTTTTTTTACTATCTTAAGTGCATTTATCATAGCAGCCGCACATACTATTGCAGTCCCATGCTGGTCGTCGTGAAATACCGGTATGTCGCAAATTTCTTTTAGCTTTCTCTCTATTTCAAAACATCTCGGTGCAGATATATCCTCTAGATTTATCCCGCCAAAACTTCCTTCAAGCAATTTAACAGTTTTAACTATATCGTCAACTTCCTTGCTTTTGATACAGAGCGGAAATGCATCTACATTTGCAAAAGTCTTAAAAAGGCAGCATTTGCCCTCCATCACCGGCATACCCGCTTCGGGGCCTATATCCCCTAGCCCTAGTACAGCAGTCCCATCTGTTATAACTGCTACCAAATTACCTCGTCTTGTATATTTATACGATAAATCAGTATTTTTTGATATTTCAAGGCACGGTTCTGCAACACCCGGTGTATATGCGATAGCAAGTTCTCTCTTGTTGCTTATATCCGGCCGGCTTATAACTTCAATTTTGCCTTTCCATTCTTCATGTAGTCTAAGTGCTTCTTTTTTTATGTCCATTTTGTCAGACCTCTTTCAATTTCCTTCATTAAAAATTTATACTTGATCTTTGATTGCTTCTTTTAATTTTTCTGCTGAGCTGGCAAAAGCTGCAAGCTCTTTTTCGTCCATAGAAATGCTTACCATTCTGTCAATGCCATTTTTATTAACAACATATGGCATTGATAATGCAACGTCACTTATGCCCATCTCGCTGTCCATTACTTTTGATAACGGCATAATTATATTTTGATCACCCAATATACCAGATAATATCTTTACAATTACAGAAGAAATGCCATAAAACGTTGCGGATTTTCCACTTATTATCTTTGCCCCGCTTGTACGTACCTGATTAAATATATCTTCGCGGCTAATTCCAGCATTATTAAGCATATCTACTATCGGTGCCCCAGCAGCTGTTGCAGAGCTCCAAATAGGCACCTGGCTGTCGCCGTGCTCACCTATTATAAATGCATCTGCATCCTCAGGGCTTATATTAAGGCTCTCTCCAAGATAAGACTTAAAGCGGGCAGTATCTAGGCTTGTACCAGTTCCAAAAACACGGTTAGCAGATAAATTATACTCCTTTTTAAGTACATAAGTAATTATATCTACCGGGTTTGAAACAACCAGAAGCAGCGGATCTTTATTATACTTTAAAATACTCCCCATAACGTCTCTTGCAATAGATATATTTGTCTTTGCAAGGTCAATTCTGGTCTGCCCCGGCTTTCTGCCCACTCCTGCGCACAGAACTATTACATCTGAGTCTGCACAGGCTGAATATTCCCCGCTATATACTTTTACATGTCCTGAAAAAGATGTCGCGTGTTTTAAATCAAGTGCTTCTCCATAGGCTTTGTCTTTATTGATATCAACTATAGCTATTTCACTGCAAATCCTGCTTAATAATAAAGCATAAGCCGCCGTAGCGCCAACGTTGCCAGCCCCAATTATAGATACTTTTCTAGTAAAATCTACCTTCCCCATTGTTTTTCTCCTTTAAAATTTAAATCTATATACAAAGCTTTTAAGCTTTATATTTCGCTTAATATTAAAGATTATACATCCCATAAACGGTAGAAAACAAAATGGTGGGCAGTAAAAAGTTTATCTGCTGCTTATATCCGGTTCTACATCGCTTATGTCTGTATCATCTAAATCTTCCTCATCTTTAGATTTACTGCCAAATTTTTTCATTATCTTTTTATAGATGCATACTCCAGCCAGTGTGACTACCGCCGTTATCCCGTATATAATTGCAAATTTAAGCCATCTTCCATCGTTTATTATAGAACCGGCGTAGGTAGACGTAATTATAGAAGGTATCCGTGCAATTGTGGAAATAACAAAAAACCTCATCGGTTTGATAGGAGTAAACCCTACTGCATATGTGAGTATATCCTTTGGCGAGCCTGGTATAAAAAATAATATAAATATTATCCATTCAAGCTTTTTTTCATTCTTTAAAAATGCAAGTTTTTTAAGTTCTTTGCCTTCAAATATCGATGCTACGAAAGAATACCCTAAAAGCTTGACCAAATAAAATATTATTATGGAACCTATAAGAACTCCTGCAAGGCAGGTTAAAAGTCCGCCCCACGCACCATAAACTAAGCCGGCAAAAACCTCTACTGGTTCACCAGGGACCAGCGCTACAATTACCTGAAGTATCTGTATACCAAATACAGTAAGCCAACCTATAAAACCTCTGCTTTTTATAGCAGCTATATACTCTTCCCTTTCCGCTCCCTGCATTAACTTAGATACTATAGGCATAAGCTGAATAGTAATCCATACCATTATGGCAAGAAATATAATAATAGAAACTATTTTAATAACAGATTTTTTGTTGTTTTTAACATATAATATAAATTTATTTTTCACCATATTTATAATACTACCAAACCTACTAGAAAATGGCAACGGCTGCCTTTTTATCTTATGTTAGTTATTTAAAACTATACTAAAATAAAAGCCTTATTAAAGGCTTTTATTTTAATAAATATTTTTTATTCTTCAGTTGTCGTATCGCTGCTTGAAGGCGATGTTGAAACTTCCGTCTCATCACTGTCCGAAGTAAGATCAGTAAACATATCTTCTTTATGATACTCGATGTTAGCTTCGTCTATCCATTGGTCTTTAAGGTCAGACCATTCAGTCGATATTTTTGCATCTAATTCCGTATTATAAAGAGATTCTTTAACACTATCAAAAGATCTTTCACCGGCTTCAATCTTTTCAAAGCAGTATAGTATATGGTACCCGTAAGGAGTTACTACGAGATCAGATACTTGCCCAACGTCTAAAGCTTCAGCAGCATCTTGGAACTCCTCATAATAGTCGGTATTCTCGTTATCCTTTATAATAATATATCCCTGGCTTAATCCCTCTTCTGTATCAAAGAATGTGTCGTTGCCGTATTCCTTCATAAGCTCTTTAAAATCTTCACCGGCTTTTGCTTTATTCAAAGCCTCCTGAGCCTTTGGCTTTATCGCTGCAAGTTCTGTTGCCATCATGCCAAAAGCCGTTTCCTTGTCCGTGCTATAAACTTCTTCTACCGCGCTTGTCACAGTATCTGAAACAGACATAAGTATCTGATAGACTCTTGTTACACCTTCCGGAACATAAAGATATATACCGTCATCATAATATGTCATGAAACTGGATGGATCCGCATCTATAGCTTCTTTTTGCTCTGCAAGCATTTCGTCATAATCTTCTTTTAGTTCTTCATCAGTTATGTCAACGTCTTTTAGCGCTTCTGCTGATACCTTTTCAGTAATCTTTGATTTATAATATTCTTCTAGATACTCGTCATAAGTAAGCCCGCTGGCTTCCATTCTTTCATTAAACTGTGCTTCAACCTCGGCATCAATATCGTCTATCACCTCACCGTTATCTATGCTTTCCTGAAGATCAGCTCTTATTTCTTCACGGACTAAATCCATGGATTCATCGACTTCGGTCTTTATCGCAGTTTTTTCTTCATCAGTTAATTCATAAAGCCCTAGCTCCTTGGCTTTTTCAAATATCACTGCTTCTTCAACGAGTTGTTCTAATGCGGTATTTTTAATCGTCGTTTCCATATCTTCGTCGGCCATTATGGTATCGACATCTGAGCCAAAATAATACGCATACTGTGTTGCAATATATTCAGACCGTTTATCTACATCACTTCTATATATGTAAGTATCATCATTTATTTTTGCAATAACGATTTTAGTTGGATCTGTCTCGGTTGTCTCACTTCCACAACCTGCAACTGCAAGTATCATAGTAATTGCAAGCAATATAGAAATCATCCTTTTAAAACTTTTCATTTGCACCTCCGGAACTTGTGAAATATCTTATTCATTTTACTTTAAATTATCATATTATGCAATTAATATTATTTAAAAAATCTATTAACAATTTCATCGATTTTTTCTCTGGTTTAAAAAATACGGCTTTTCCCGCTGCCTTATAGATACTTTGCTCCCATATCTTTCTAATGCGCCCATAAATATACTGGTATCAAGCTGCGTGTCGTAAAAGAATTTTATATAAAACCCGTCCCTTTTTTGTATTATGCTCTCTATACCCTTTTTAGATGCAATCAAGCGCAACAATGAAATTATAATAAGGTTTTCAACTGGCTTTATAACTTTCCCAAACCTATCTGCCAATTCTTCCTTTAGTTCCTTAGCGCTGTTCATATCTGAAATACTTGCTATTCTTTTATAAATCTCAAGCCTTTGCTTCTCATCTTCGATATAACTGGCGCTTATATGCGCATCCAAATTAACTTCTATTGTAGTTTCCTTCTCTATTTCTATTGGGTTGCCCTTTAACTCGCTTACCGCTTCTTTCATATATTTTAGGTACATCTCGTATCCTATCGTATTCATATGTCCGCTTTGTTCTGCTCCTAAAAGGTTCCCAGCTCCGCGTATCTTTAAATCACGAAGCGCTATCTTAAAGCCGGCACCTAACTCTGTAAATTCTTTTATAGTCATAAGGCGTTTTTCTGCATCCATCGTCATATAATCGTCTTTTATGTATGTAAAATAAGCATATGCCCTTAAGTAGCTCCTGCCTACTCTGCCTCTTAACTGATATAGCTGTGCTAGGCCAAATTTATCCGCCTCGTAAACAACGATAGTATTTACTTTAGGCATGTCTATGCCGGATTCTATTATAGTCGTGCATATAAGCACGTCATATTCACCGGAAATAAATTTCTCCATTACGTCCTCAAGTTCATCCTTGTCCATTCTTCCATGTGCCATTAAAAACGTTGCGTCGGGAATATTGTCTTTAATCATACTAGCTACGTCATCCATTAAAGATATATGGCGAACAACTAAAAACACCTGCCCTCCACGCTGTTTTTCCTTTAAAATAGCTTCTGTTAAAAGTTCTACGCTGAATTCGGATACATAAGTTTGAACGGGAAGCCTTTCTTCTATTGGCGTATCTATTGTAGATAAATCGCGTATACCGATCATGGACATTTCAAGAGTCCTGGGTATCGGTGTTGCAGTCATGGTCAATACATCTACTGTTCTTTTCAATTGCTTTATCTTTTCTTTGTGGTTAACCCCAAAACGCTGCTCCTCATCTATTATCAAAAGTCCTAAGTCGTGAAATCTTACGTCTTTTGATAATAGCCTGTGTGTGCCGATGACTATATCGGTGTTCCCATTTGCTGCTGATGCTATGTTCTTTTTGGCCTCAGCCGGAGATACAAATCTAGATAACATCGCTATATTGAACCCAAAATTTTTAAAACGCTTTTTAAACGTTTCGTAGTGCTGCCGGCATAAAAGAGTCGTCGGTGTTAATATTGCGCATTGTTTTTTATTAGATACCGCTTTAAAACACGCCCGCGCCGCTACTTCCGTCTTGCCGTATCCTACATCGCCCAATAAAAGCCTGTCCATAATGCCCTGGCCTTCCATATCTGCCTTTATCTCTTCTATTGCGCGCAGTTGCCCCGGGGTCTCCTCATATTCAAATGCTTGTTCAAATTCCCTTTGCCATACAGTATCTTCGCCATAACTAAACCCTTGCTTGCTCTGTCTCTCGGCATAAACCAAAAGCAAACTGCCCGCAAGCTTTTTTAAAGATTCTTTCGCCTTCGTCTTCTGGTTTGCCCATTCACGGGATCCAAGCCTTGATAGCCTTGGTGGATTATCGGAAGTGCCGACGTACTTTTGTATCTTGTCTATTTGTGCCGTTGGTATATACAGCTTATCGTCGCCTAAAAATGAAAGTATGATGTAATCACACGTCTTTTTATCAACTGTCTGCGTCTTTAT
The sequence above is drawn from the Eubacteriales bacterium genome and encodes:
- the mfd gene encoding transcription-repair coupling factor; its protein translation is MHNQIYEQLFKDKNISCLNDMIRGGQTPCSVFSVSDGLRPFLLKGLSESTGRQILYITQNDYLALTMKNRIENSIFFPERDLQLRPGVIKSQESTQKRIQALLSVDSAQIVTAGLSAFTEKLIPKSTLYGATIKISSGATFNIDDIINSAISLGYERISNVETAGQIARRGDILDFSPKQDKAYRISFFMDNVEKINSFDMSTQRSNKEELDSVYLTAMTEAILDEMAINNAKKYFLDELKRVGKNSEYSLMSAKIKEYLDLIENSRSIDDMRNYIYAIYPPTSLIDYLNNPIVIFDSFSSLVKVKEIKDEEFVDSLFMLKKVNMDFSGQQELFFSLNELLIKDVDFIDFCSIKKSSLIQSVAEINLNSRNVIRYDGRLDLLKEDLINRANAGFTTYLFCSKENRIKTLKNALKEPLANGKAILADGEIKMGFELAAQKINVLSEEDIFGSKKSVVKTQKQGNGLDIFDLSVGDIVVHTVYGRAKYLGIKTQTVDKKTCDYIILSFLGDDKLYIPTAQIDKIQKYVGTSDNPPRLSRLGSREWANQKTKAKESLKKLAGSLLLVYAERQSKQGFSYGEDTVWQREFEQAFEYEETPGQLRAIEEIKADMEGQGIMDRLLLGDVGYGKTEVAARACFKAVSNKKQCAILTPTTLLCRQHYETFKKRFKNFGFNIAMLSRFVSPAEAKKNIASAANGNTDIVIGTHRLLSKDVRFHDLGLLIIDEEQRFGVNHKEKIKQLKRTVDVLTMTATPIPRTLEMSMIGIRDLSTIDTPIEERLPVQTYVSEFSVELLTEAILKEKQRGGQVFLVVRHISLMDDVASMIKDNIPDATFLMAHGRMDKDELEDVMEKFISGEYDVLICTTIIESGIDMPKVNTIVVYEADKFGLAQLYQLRGRVGRSYLRAYAYFTYIKDDYMTMDAEKRLMTIKEFTELGAGFKIALRDLKIRGAGNLLGAEQSGHMNTIGYEMYLKYMKEAVSELKGNPIEIEKETTIEVNLDAHISASYIEDEKQRLEIYKRIASISDMNSAKELKEELADRFGKVIKPVENLIIISLLRLIASKKGIESIIQKRDGFYIKFFYDTQLDTSIFMGALERYGSKVSIRQREKPYFLNQRKNR
- a CDS encoding peptidyl-prolyl cis-trans isomerase; the protein is MKSFKRMISILLAITMILAVAGCGSETTETDPTKIVIAKINDDTYIYRSDVDKRSEYIATQYAYYFGSDVDTIMADEDMETTIKNTALEQLVEEAVIFEKAKELGLYELTDEEKTAIKTEVDESMDLVREEIRADLQESIDNGEVIDDIDAEVEAQFNERMEASGLTYDEYLEEYYKSKITEKVSAEALKDVDITDEELKEDYDEMLAEQKEAIDADPSSFMTYYDDGIYLYVPEGVTRVYQILMSVSDTVTSAVEEVYSTDKETAFGMMATELAAIKPKAQEALNKAKAGEDFKELMKEYGNDTFFDTEEGLSQGYIIIKDNENTDYYEEFQDAAEALDVGQVSDLVVTPYGYHILYCFEKIEAGERSFDSVKESLYNTELDAKISTEWSDLKDQWIDEANIEYHKEDMFTDLTSDSDETEVSTSPSSSDTTTEE
- a CDS encoding TVP38/TMEM64 family protein, with amino-acid sequence MVKNKFILYVKNNKKSVIKIVSIIIFLAIMVWITIQLMPIVSKLMQGAEREEYIAAIKSRGFIGWLTVFGIQILQVIVALVPGEPVEVFAGLVYGAWGGLLTCLAGVLIGSIIIFYLVKLLGYSFVASIFEGKELKKLAFLKNEKKLEWIIFILFFIPGSPKDILTYAVGFTPIKPMRFFVISTIARIPSIITSTYAGSIINDGRWLKFAIIYGITAVVTLAGVCIYKKIMKKFGSKSKDEEDLDDTDISDVEPDISSR